The Eschrichtius robustus isolate mEscRob2 chromosome 16, mEscRob2.pri, whole genome shotgun sequence DNA segment AGAGGTTGGGAGGCAGGTGGGGAGGCGTTCAAAACTGCCTCCTGGACCCTGATTGGCCGCCCCCGCGGCTCGGGTCCGCGGGTTTCCCGCGGGGGCCGCTCACCAGGATGGGGCGCCGGCGTCCCCCGCGCGCCCGCACCGTGGAAGGTGCGCCCCGACGCCGAGCGGAAGGGACCCCGCGGCTCCGACCCGCCCGGGAGCAGGAcgcgccccctcccccgccgccgcccggcgcgcccgccctgccctgccctgccctgcggCGAGGCCTGGGGCCGCAGCGGTTTCCGCAGCCtggcgggggggaggggaagggaggccgGGAGACCCTGGGCGCGGGAAGGTGCCAGCCGAGTGTTCGGGTGCCGGGCCAGTGACCGGGCCGAGAAGGTGGCGGTCCCTGGCGGCTCTCGGCCCTCCTCACCGGCGCCTGCTGCACTTCCCGCACCCTCAGGACGTCCCGCCCCAGCCCCAAGTCCTACTCAAGTCCTCCTTGTCGCAGGCCTGGTCTGCTGCCCCTGCTGAGTCCCCAGGAGCAGGTGGGGAGCCTCCCCAGGGCTGATCCGGACTCCTTCGTGGGGAGCAACCCTCACCACCTCCCACCAGCCGAGGAAAACCTGGGATGGAGGGAGCTGGGATGGGGGGGGTCTAAATGTCTGACCACCACCCCTATGCACCGCCCTTATAGCCCCAGACTCTGAGGGCCTCCAGCCCCCTTGGGAGGGGCCAGGAGCCGGAAACCAAGAAAGAGGAACCCTGGCTTCCGGCTTCCCAGGGAGCGAGCAGATGGGGGTGTCCCAGAACCTCCTGTGGAGATCTTGTCTGGGGTCCCCTCCTTCCTGACCTCACATCCCCTCACAGCCACAGTGTAGACTGGAGTGGGGGTCAGGGCCTGGGCAGAGCGGTCTGGAGGCGGGAGgccgggcagggggcgggggggacgCCTCCGGGAGGATCGGGACCTCTCCAGGGCGGCAGGCCGCCACCGGTGTCAGGTCCTCCGTGAGAGTCCCGGCCTCTCTTCTCAGAGCCCCAGGCTGTGGTGAGGGTCCTGGAGCAGGCACCACGGAGCCCCGGCAACCTCTTCCACCCACCCATGCCCACCCCGCCTGAGGCTGAGAAGCAGGTGGGCCGCCTCCACCGCTGACTCTGTCCCTCGGGGGCTGGGGGTATGACTAGGAGTTGGGAGACCCTTGGACACCTGGGAGGCCAGAAGGGTCATGCCCCCCCCCGGGAGCAAGCACGGCCCCCAGCAGgcaggcggggggcggggggtgaagCAGGTGGTTCCGACAGGTTCTGCCTGGAGGCTGAGGTGGCCCCGTCTTCCCCCAGCACACAGGGCCAGAGGAGGGGGACCAGCCTCCCTCCATGTCCAGTCCTGATGCGGCCCCCCCGGCCCCCCCCGGGCGAAACCCCTGCTGCTTGTGCTGGTGCTGCTGTTGCAGCTGCTCTTGGTACGTGGGCCTGGGGTGCACCGTGTGCCCGGCGGGGAGGGGGGCACTGAGCGGACCTGGGGCCCAGGACCCCACTCAGCCCCTCGGGGGCCTTTGAGGCATCACccacagccctggtccaggggccTGGTGACCGGCGGCCAGTGCCCAGGCCCCTCTGTGTGTGTGACTTTCATGGCTGGTGTACCGAGGTTGTGTCCACATGCAGGCACCTAGCCAGCACGTGCACGCGcacgtgtgtacgtgtgtgtgcgcgcgtgcgcgcgTGTCTACTGTTAAGCCGGCCCAGGCTGGCCCTGGGGACCCACAGCAGAACAAAAGCAGGTCCTACAGATTGTGTCAGGTGGAGGAGCTTTAAGCAGAGACCTGGCCCTGGGACAGTGCAGGGGGTGGACGTGGGGCCTCCAGGGGGAATGTGGTTTCTAGGCACGTAGGGAACCTGTCGGGGTTTTTGTGCCTTGCAGAGGCCTGGCCCTTTTCGGGCTTCCATCTCTTGGCTGTTGAGTGGACAGCGCTGAGGGGACCCAAAGGGGGATCAGCTGACCAGTGCAGTGAGCAACTGAGGCCTGAAACAGGAGAGGGAGCGCCTGGGGGTAGAGACACGAGGCCGTGAATTGTTAGGGCCCGCTGAGCATCTGGCCGTGGGGGCCAAGCGAGGAGTCTGGCGTCTGGCgggtgggggtagggtgggaCTGAGTTCTGTCTGGCCCTTTGAGTTTGAGGTGTCCGTTAGCTGTCTCAGTGACCCTGGGGAGAGGTCCAGCTGGAGGTGTGGCCTGGGGAGCCAGCACTGACGCTGTGCCAGGAACGCAGGAGAGAAGCAGGACCCCGAGGGAGAGTCAGGGGTCAGACACACGGGCTGGGGGCTTTCTCCACATCAGCCGGAGTCTCTGGGAGACAGCAGTGGGGGTCGAGGTCAGGCCAGGGAGGGAGAGGTACCCCAGGGGCCTGTGAAGCACCAAAGGCAAGAAAACGGGCCCAGGGCCGGACCGGAGTGTGGGAAAGGAGCAGACCCACCCTGCAGGGGGTTCACACGTGTGCTGAGAGCCCCTAGGCCTCGTGCCCATACAGACACGTGTCGGTGTCACTGTGTGACCAGCCTCCTGCGCGCACACGCATGCCGCGGAGGGCAGTGCCACCTTCCCCTCTGCCGGCAGGAACGAGGAGCGGCGGCGAGCGTGGCGGGCCTCCCGGGAGAGCAggctgcagcccctccccagctGCGAAGCCTGGTGAGTCTTGGCCGGGGGTCTGCGCGGTGTGGGCGGGTGGGGGGATCCgggcggagggggcggggcctggcgcgGTCGGTGGCGGATACCTGGATGCGCATTCCCCGCAGTGCCACGCCGAGCCCCGAGGAGGTGCGGAGCTGGGCGCAGTCCTTCGACAAGCTGATGCACAGCCCAGCGGGCCGCAGCGTGTTCCGGGAGTTCCTGCGCACCGAGTACAGCGAGGAGAACATGCTCTTCTGGCTGGCGTGCGAGGAGCTCAAGGCCGAGGCCAACCAGCACGTGGTGGACGAGAAGGCGCGCCTCATCTACGAGGACTATGTGTCCATCTTGTCCCCCAAGGAGGTGCGCCGcgcggggccggggtggggggcgggggcgccTGCGGGCCCCTGACCGCGGCCCCTGTCCCGCAGGTGAGCCTGGACTCCCGGGTGCGGGAGGGCATCAACAAGAAGATGCAGGAGCCGTCGGCGCACACGTTTGACGACGCGCAGCTGCAGATTTACACGCTGATGCACCGAGACTCCTACCCCCGCTTCCTCAGCTCCCCCGCCTACCGCGCCCTGCTGCTCCGGGGGCGCTCCACGTCCTCCAGTGAAGCCTAGACTGCCCACCGTGGCTGCCTGGACGCGGGACCCCTCCCGCGGGCAGAGACTCCTTTCACAAGAGCGCTTCACGTGTGGGGCACACCCGCCGGGCCCAGCGCCCCGGGCGGTCCCAGGCAGGAGCTCCAGGTGCAGGGCAGGCCAGaagcccccttccccacccagagGACCCAGCGCCCCAGGATCCAGCCGAGAGGCAGGCGTGAGGGCCTCTGGGCCTAGGCGGCCCCTccagcaccaccacccccactgaGCGCTtcctgctggggttcccacctggTGAAAGGAGGCGCCCTCCCTGAAAGCATCCTGGACCCACAAAGCTCACAAGGTCCTCCTCCTCGGGCTCCTGGGGGCCCTGAGAAATGCCTTTGGTGGAGAACAGAACCTCTGTACTGTCTAGTTCTGTGACAAGAGGAGACCTCCAGCTGGTGCCATCTGCACCCCGGGATCAGACCCAGGACCTCAGAACGAGGCTCAAGGCAGCAGGACCCGGTTTCTCTTTTATATGTTCATTGAGTTTAAACCAGGAAACATGGCACTGTGtgttttatcaaaaaaaaaaaaaaaagttttcatattTAACTCCACTCCTCTTCCCCCCAAAATAGAATCTTATtattgaagatatttttaaagtaaaagcctCTCCCCTCTGTCCACATTTGTGGGGGCAATTAGAGGAGGAGGAGTTGCCCAGGACCCCCAGCAGGGGAGCAGCCAGGCTCAGTGAAGGGACCCTGTGCTCTGCTCCAACCCCGCCCCTCAGAGCAACAGCCTCAGCAGGCAGCTGTGCTCCGCCCTCCCCACGCGAGGGCGCTGTGGCCCCAAAGGCACCTGACCACCAAGGGTGGCAACGCAGCAAGAGGCACCGGCCAGGTCCTGGGCAGGCAGGGTCCCTGGCAGGGGCTGGCCGGCTGGGGCAGGACACTTACGGGGGAGACCTCCCCGAGAACCTGGGTGCCGGGCAGTCACCTGTACTGTCTCACGGGCCCCACAAGGCACACACTTGCCACCCTGTTCCCTGAGTTTCTGCTTGGTAAAGCGATTCAACGCTGCAACCGGGGCGCAAAGGGTCTGGTCAGGGGCCCACCCCCATCCACACTGCTTCCACGAGCAGTGGGGCATCGTGAAGGGTTGCAGGCAGGCACGGCTGTGGGGCCCAGACTTAGCCTCCCGCCCATAATCCCTGGACCCTGAGCTGCGGTGCCTGGAGAGGTCGTGAGACCCCGGCTCCTCCGTGCGCCCACGGCCCTCCCCACCTGATCCTCATGCTATgcgtgcccagccctgcccctcccacgGGCGCACTCGGGCCCCTCTGAGAGCCAGCGGGCTCTTCCGTCCAGTGCTGTTCCACGAGGCCAAGCCTCAGCGTCACCTGACCCCAGGGAGGTGGGCTGTCCCCGCagcggcgggggttggggggatcAAAGCAGAGATGAGGGGATGGGGGACCCAGCTTGAAGCCCAAGCCTGTGCATGGCCCACCAGGACCAAGGGCCAGGGAAAAAACAGTggcaaaaagaaacatttaataactggggggaaagaggaagaaaggtgcgctgcaggcagggtggggggcagggtgtgCTGCCTTCTGAGGAAGGCCAGGTGGGCAAAGGGCAGGTCTCCAGACAAGCTGTATCTGTTGGCAGAGGATGGGGAAAGGGCGATGGCCCGCACTGGCCGTGGCCCAAGGCTGCAGGCACACATGCGCAGGGCTCAGCAGAACTGCAAGAAACAGGTGAGAGGCGTCCATCCAGCCGTGCGGCCCGCAGGACCCCaaagggcaggaggcagggctggggtctcCATCCACCATCTCCAAAGCTCCCAGGGGGCTGACTGGCATGGCCATCCCCCAAGTCACACCACAGACCCCACAAAGGCTGGAGACACCCACCTCCAGAGAACAGGGCTGGGGATGGCCTGGGCTCACCCACCTACCTTCCAGCGGTTTCCACACTCGTTGCAGACGACGAACGTGGTCATAGGCTCATCGGAGCTGCGGGTCTGCACCTGTGGGGAGGGCCACGGTGGGAGGggcccagccccagggcctcagtcACTTGCAGCTGGAGGCCCCAGGGAGCAGGACTTCCCAGGAGTCACAACCTGGGGCGCCGCCACCCATGGCCTCGGGCCGCGCTGGCCTCACGTCACCTGGGCTGAGGCTGCCCTGCAACCCCAACCTTGGAGTCGCCCCAACCGCTTTCCTCTTACAGGGCCCCCCGACGTCTCCTGGGGCCGACATCAGCGTCCACCTCCACGACTCTTGAGTGTAGTCCTGCTACCACCACCGGACACCCATCCTCCCACCAGCAGCAACACAGCGGGGCCGGGCTCCCAAACTTCAGTGCCCCAGGACGGGCTGGACCCACCGCCCGAGACTGCCTACTGGGGAGCAGGGGTCCTCGGCAAGAGGGAGGCCCCAAGGGTGACCGCAGCTCCCGGCCCCATCGGAGACTAGGTTGTCGGACCCCCGTCCCAGCGCCACTCACACCGCACGTGTCCAGGCGCAAGGGGGATCCAGCCTGCATAGCAGGGGCATGGGCGGCTCCGAGGAGGGGCGGGGCCCCGGGGGAGGGCGGGGCCCCGGGAGGGCTGCCGACGCTCACCTGCGTGTAGGTGCAGTTCTTCTTCCTGCACTTGCCGCAGGTGAACAGGTCGGTCTGCGTGCCGCCCGTGCGCGCCATCTGGTGCTCGCGGATGGCCTCCTTGGTCATGGCCTTGCGGATCTCCTTCAGCTCGTCGCTGGCCATCTCCTGGGGCGAGGGGCGCGTGCTTAGCCCGCGGCCCCCCAGGGGCAGCCCCCCGCGCCCCCACGGGCTCACCTCCGAGGTCATCACGGCGATCTGCTGGGGCGTGATGGCGCCGCACAGCACATTGCGCCGCAGGCTGGGGTTCTTGGCGTCCTTGAGGTTGGAGAGGCGGCTCCGCACGCGGTTCTTGTACTTCATGTCCGTGTTCCCCACGTCCCGGAAGATGCGTGCGGACGTTTAAGGACCCGTAGGGAGGCCGAtgccctgccctccacccctgccccaagTCAGCCAGGGCCTTTCGTGGGGGCCGTGTCGGAAGAGCCAGCCACAGCGGGCCGTCGACACTGACGCTTTCCCGGCTGAGACCCAACTGCAGGCTGGAGGCCCGGGACCCAGGCCCACCGCAGGCCCGGTCAGACCCCAGAGGGTCTGGGAGGAGCCCCCTGGTCAAGACAAGCAAGCCCGACCGATCGCCCAACCCCCTGGCGAGGGCGCAGGACAGTGGCCACGAGGGGAGCTGAGCCTGGCCGGCCCCGCAAGTCCTCCAGAACTCCAGCCCCCGAGCCGCTGCACAAAGGATATATTCCTCGATCTGGGCCGACAAGCGCTCGCAGTCTGCACCGACAGCCACGTGGTCATCTGCAAGAAGGAGCCCTGACCGGCTGCCCTGCTGGCTCCCCCCCATGCCTCAGCCTGCGCGGGATCCAGGTTCCCTGCTCCCCAAAGACCCCCGGCTCCCTGCCCCCAAGGTCAGCAGCACGGGGTTGGACTCAGGCCTCCACAGGCAGGCAGGGCCCAGGCCACCTGGGACTCAAGCGTGTGTCAGGAGCCAGGACCCCGAGGTGTGCTGGGTGGCCCCGGCCCAGGCACTCACGGTCCGTCTGCAGGGCAGCGGTCAGCATCTCGCGACACTTGTTGCGCACGGCGTCACAGGTGACCGGCACCGGAGGAAACGTGGTGATCCTGGGTGTCGATGGCGTCCTGGGCAGCTCTGGCCTCTTGCGGCTGGAGAGAGGCCCGCTCGGGCCGCGTGCACCTCCATGAGATGCCGGTCCCCAGAAAAGCCAATGTCACAGCCACGATGCCCCCAGACCCCGTCTGCTCCACCCTGACAGCGGCCCAGAACCCTGCCCATCTGCAGTCAGATCCAGCATGTCCATGCGGTCTGGCCAGAGGCAGTGAGGATCACTGGGTGGGACACACTCCAGACGGGATCCCCACCCTCAGGGAGACCTGGAACACGGGGCCACACTGCCCGACGCAAACTGCCAGGTCAGGGAGAGGCAGACGGGACTAGGGATCACCCAAGACCAAGTACCACTATGCAGGCAGCCCCACCCTTTGTAGGTCTGGGCACCCCCCTCCATGGGTTGCCTGTCCACAAGGCTCTGTCCACCCACGGCCCTCCTCTCACGCCCCTGCATCTCGTGACCTTGTGACCTCCACGGAAGTCAGTGGAAGCAGGCGGCTTCCTGGAGGAAAAATAACACGTGCAGGTGGGCGGATGAGCCCACGTCTCTGCACGGCCATGCCATGAATCCAAAGCTCAGCTTTCCCTCGCCCTTGGCCACTGCTGCCCAGTGGGGTCAAGGGCAAAGCAGCCTCTCAGCCACAGCCCATCCCTGGGGCGGCAGGAGCAGGGAGGCCTCAGTAGCCCCAAAACCTGCACCATGCCACAGCCTGGGGCATCgccggggagggaggggccggCAGCCAGAGACACCAGGCCAGCGGGGGTAGCCAGAGTTAGCCCGCGAGAACCAGACCCTGGACCGGGGCCTGGATCCGGGGGTGTGGGCGATGGGCTCCCACAGGCCCGCTCAGGCTGTGGGTCAGCTCCGTGCAGCCCGGCAGACAGGGCCTCCCCCTCAGATGCTTGGGGCTAAAAGATCCAGAGGCATCTCTGGAGGGAAAATGTCCAGCAAGAGGCTGACCCTGGGGAGAGTCCCTCCCAAGGAGCTGAAAGGGCTGATGACCTCGGCCCCCGCACCCAGGGCCCCTGGAAATCCGCACCCTGGTCTGCCGAGAAGGTGGGGCCATGGGCGGGGGGTGTGTCTGCCTTCCAGACGTGCTACCTGGGGTCCTGGGCCTCGGAGGCCTCCTTGGAGGACGATGTGGGCAGAGGCCCGCCCCTCCTCCGCTCCCTGGCTTTGGCGTCTGAAGCATCTACATGTGCGGGGAAAGAAGGGAGGGCTGGCTGGGAGAAGGCAGAcccggagggcagggcagggcagggccagggagGGGGGCAGACCACCACCAAGGCACAGCCCCAGCCATCggaccctgcccccagccccagcttccTGCGAACGACTGGGGTCCTCTCTCCCCAGCCAAGGAAGGTCCTGAAAAGTCTCCCTGAGTACAGAAATCCCCCCCAGAGTGACGGCCTTCACGGATGGCACGTTTGGACTTGGACAAAGGCTGGTCACCGCAGGCAGGCCGGACATGGCCACTCCCCAGCTGGGCCTCAGGCCCCAGAGCGAGCCATCGAGTGAGTCCCAGCCTGCACTGGGGACCTTCCCACAGGACGAGAAGCGTCCCATACGCCACCAGAATAAATACGCTTGTCCAACACGAAGCCCAACAGCCACGCAGGACTGGAGAGAAGCCCAGGACATGCAGCTCTGTTTCCCAAGGGTTTGGACAGAGCCCAGGAGgggctgggaagggaggggaacCTCAGGGTCCAGTGGTGGCATCCCAGTCGCCCCACTGTCCCCAGAAAGAGGCTGCCCCTGTTCCCCCTGAGCGGCTCCagatccccctccctcctcctcctaaccccacccccctccctcctcctcctccccctcctctccccgccccctcccctccccacgtccGGAGCTGCCCCCTGCCCTCTGACTCTTCCCCCGGGCGACctcccccagctctgccaggTCCCCCTCCAGGGCTCAgcgcagccccctcccctctaCTCTTCCCCTTGCTCCTCGTGGagcccctctcctcccagcctgagCCCGTGCTGCCGGGACTGGGCCCCAGGTGGCCCTGGCTCGGGAACAGCACAGTCTGCGAAGGGCCAGCGCGTCGTGGGTGCCCCCTGCCCCCACGCTCAGCCTAGGCTGCCTGACCCGCACCCAGGAGCTTTTTCCAGGACTTGATGAGAGACTTGGCCAGCGTGACGACCTCCTCGTCCGAGCTCTGCTTCCGCAGGGCGTTGACGGACATGCCGACGCGGGTGGACTGCAAGGCAAGCGGCCAGGTTGGGGGCAGCGGTCAGACCCTCCCCACAGACCCTCGGTGACTCCCACAGGGCAGGCTGGGGACCAGCGAGGGGAGGGATGCCCTCCTGACGGTTACTGCCCCATCTGCGGGAAGCTCGGTGAGGGACGCAGTGGATTTTCCTTGAACGCCCCTCTCTGTCTCTTGGAGCATCAGAGAAAGGCAAGGGACAGTCTCCTCAGGGGCAGGGACTCACGCCAACcaagggccggggtggggggcaggaagcTCTGCCAGGTGCCTGGGAGCTGGGGGGGCACACAGGGCCCTACCTGCAGCAGGTGCAGCGTGACGGGCATGGCCTTCAGCTCCCGCAGCAGGTCCATGGCTCCATCCTGGAAGGAGAAGGGAGGACCCTCGTGAACGACTTTGAGGTCTCAGTGGGCAAGCTCAGCTCCTCCCACACACGAGGGTTGGGGGAACACAAGGCAGTGACAGTTTGCAGATCCACCTGGGGTCAGATGCCCAGGGAAGGCAGGCATGAGAGGGGAAGCAGCTGTGCACTTaaccccagcccagggcccccTGAGGGCCGTCAGGGGGAAGGGCCGAAGCCCCTCCCCAGCAGGGGCGCTGCACCAGGTGGAGGCGCAGCCCCAGGAGTGCCCGCACCTGCCCGGTCCCACATCCCCCGCCCACGCCCACGTGGCTCAGGCCGCCTCTCCTCAGTGCCGCCTGCTGGGGCCAAGCCCTCAGGGGCCTCTGCTCCCCTCATGTGCACCCCACACCCCCTGCTCACTCCCTCCAGCCGCGTCACCTCGCCTGGACGGCTGTGACAGAGCCCCGTCTCCCTGCTCTGCCCGGCACCCCTGCCCGCATCTGCTTCCTCACAGCCGCACACACAAGGGCCACATGGCTCCACAGCAGACAAAGCTCCCCAGGGCCCCTCAGGGGGCCGAGCTGCCCGCCCTGGGACCTCTGCCCCTGCTGCTCCCACTGCCAGCGACACGCCTGCCCCACTCTCCCTCCAGAGCTTTGTGCAAATGACACATTCTCAGTGAGGCCTCTCCCGCTGAAGACGGCAAGCAGCCTGGCACCACCCCATCCGCTCCCTGCGTTGCCTTCCTCCACAGAAGGCTCGCGGAACCCACCGGTGTGGTTTCACGTGTGCGTGTCTCTCTCACGACATGAAGGAGGCAGCCATCCAAGGGGTGACAGCCTCAGATGTCCTGCAGCCTGGCCGTGGGAGGGGCAGAACCTGTCCCATCCCTGATCTGGACGGCATCTCTGCTCAGGCTGCTGCCTCCCCCTCATCACGCCCGCAGGCCCTGCCCCTTGGGCTACAGAGTCCAGCCCTGTAGTCAGCTCCTCAGAGGGGACAGATGGGCACCAGAACCGAGGGCACAGAGCCACTCTGCGATCGATCATCTTCCCCAAAACGGAGCCCCGGGCTGCAGAACGCCAGCTTTCTGTGGCCTCCGGACCAGAGGGGCTTAAGCGTGATTCCCAGTCACGGCCCCCAACTCCCCCAAGGGGCCTCAAAGGTGCTGGGACCCACCAGGAGCCTCTGCTAGCTCTCACTCCCCACTCCATGGCACCCCAAGCCCCCTAGCCCCCTTCCCAGTCCACACCTGTCCCCCCTCCTCATTCTCCCCTGGGCTTCCATCCATGCGGTGCTCCAGCTAgatgccccctcccccagtcctgccTGGCCCGACCCAGCCCTCCGCGGGTTCCGTAGCCCATCTCTGCCCCCACCTGGGGGGCATTTGTTTTGTCTCCTTCAGAGGGGAAGCAGCTTCTTTCTCTGGTCATCTCTGGAAACAGCCAGAGATGTTCCCACATCCCTGCTCCATGCTGCCCACAGCCTCCCCGGGGTGTGAACATCATGCAGGGTTTGGGGCAGGCGGCTGCTGcttgatggatgaatgaaagcGTGGGAGCCAGCCCCCTTCCCAGCCCCGGGGGGGAGAACCCTGTCCAAAGACCCAGACTCAACCATGCTCAGCCCAAAAGTCACCCCCAAACCACCAGTGCAGGCACACAGCCCTGGGGTGGTTGGGCAGGCATCTCAAGACCCCAGCTGAGCCTCCCTCACGGCCCCCACCACCACTCGGCCCGCCCCAGGAGCTCAGTCTGGGGAGAGAGCAGGTCGCGTTTATTGAGCCTCTCAGGGAGCCAGCAGGACTCCTCTCCACCCCCTAGAGGCAGGTACCACCCACCAAAGATGCTTCCTGCGAGGATACCCAGATCACCAAGGTCCAAAGTTGAGAGGGGCCTGAAACTGAAGCCCCATGTGCTGTCCacccctaccaccaccaccaccagcccgaGACCGGGCACAGCCTTCCCCAAAGGCTCACTGGCCGAGGGACGACAGAAGCCGGCCGCAGAGTGAGCACAGCTGGTCGCGGGGGTCAGGGGGAGTCCTGCGCCCGCGTATTcccaggccaggctgggggcTTCCTAGGGCTCTTTCCCAAGGGTGCCTACGCATCTACGCACTCCCCAGTAGCTGCTGGCTGAGCCCTGGCTAAAGAAGGGAAAGGATTTATTAGGGCAACCTGGTTCTTGGGGGGCTGAACAGACAACGAAAAAAAAAGGGCCTCCCAGACAAGAAAGGCCTCTGGCCGATTGGCCAGTGAAAATGAGACGATGGGGGCCGCAAACCCCAGGCCAGGCAGAGGTAGGGGAGGCGCTGTAGCTCCAGGGGAAAAGGGGGTCCAATCTCACACTCCAAACTCTTGAAGGCGGAGAATGGGTGTGGGAGACCTAGGGTGGGACAGAGGGCTCTGAGTCGGGGATGGGGCTCGGCGGGGAGTTCTGGGGGACTTCGAGGATGcccaggctggggaggaggaaggcgAGGAGGGCGGGGCGGCCAGTCAGGGCTGCACGGGCCGGGGCTTCCGCAGGGCCTGGAGGGACTGGGCCGAGGAGGGTCTCCACCAGCCCGGGCACCCGAGGGGCTCCGGAGTGAGGGGAGGAAGCGGGCGGATCCCAGGCCTGCGGGGTCTCAGTCTGGCAGTTGGGGTTTGAGTCCAGAGCGGTTGGCTCCCGGGACAAGGTCCAGACCGGATCGCGGCCTCTGCCGTGGGTGCGAGATGAAGGGCAGGGCTGGCCCAGGGCGGGGGTCTCGGCCTCCGGCGGGGCTCTCCCCGTGTCCCGGGAGTCTCTCCCGGGGCGGAGTCTCGTCCTGCCCCTCGGGTGGTCGCCGCGGCCCTGACGGGGGCTCGGCAGGCTCGGCGGGGGCTCGGCGGGGCGGGGGTCCCGGGGTCCTGGCGGCCCGCGCCCCTCACCGCGCTCTTCTTGGTCACCATCTTGTCCAGCCTCCGGGCGATCCGCGCAATCTCCTCCTCCTTGCCCATCATCGCCTCGGGGGCACCGCCCCCAGCGCCCGCCGCGCCAGCCTCGGCCTCCCGACCCGGACCCCGGCCCCGGCCGCCGCAGCCTCCCGCACCCGCCGCAGCAGACGCAGCCCCGCCACGGGCGGGAGACCCTCCGTTCAAACCCCCGGCCCCCGCGGCACCGCGCTGCATCTTGGGACACGTAGTTCTCACGCCCGCCCGCCACGCGCGCGCCCGCCCTGCCCCGGACCACAACTCCCAGGAGCCAGGGGGCGCGCAGGGCATCCTAGGAAGTGTAGTCCTTCCGCGGGCAGCCGCCTGTGGACCG contains these protein-coding regions:
- the RGS19 gene encoding regulator of G-protein signaling 19 isoform X1 — translated: MPTPPEAEKQHTGPEEGDQPPSMSSPDAAPPAPPGRNPCCLCWCCCCSCSWNEERRRAWRASRESRLQPLPSCEACATPSPEEVRSWAQSFDKLMHSPAGRSVFREFLRTEYSEENMLFWLACEELKAEANQHVVDEKARLIYEDYVSILSPKEVSLDSRVREGINKKMQEPSAHTFDDAQLQIYTLMHRDSYPRFLSSPAYRALLLRGRSTSSSEA
- the RGS19 gene encoding regulator of G-protein signaling 19 isoform X2 — encoded protein: MSSPDAAPPAPPGRNPCCLCWCCCCSCSWNEERRRAWRASRESRLQPLPSCEACATPSPEEVRSWAQSFDKLMHSPAGRSVFREFLRTEYSEENMLFWLACEELKAEANQHVVDEKARLIYEDYVSILSPKEVSLDSRVREGINKKMQEPSAHTFDDAQLQIYTLMHRDSYPRFLSSPAYRALLLRGRSTSSSEA
- the RGS19 gene encoding regulator of G-protein signaling 19 isoform X3, with the protein product MHSPAGRSVFREFLRTEYSEENMLFWLACEELKAEANQHVVDEKARLIYEDYVSILSPKEVSLDSRVREGINKKMQEPSAHTFDDAQLQIYTLMHRDSYPRFLSSPAYRALLLRGRSTSSSEA
- the TCEA2 gene encoding transcription elongation factor A protein 2 isoform X2 yields the protein MDLLRELKAMPVTLHLLQSTRVGMSVNALRKQSSDEEVVTLAKSLIKSWKKLLDASDAKARERRRGGPLPTSSSKEASEAQDPSRKRPELPRTPSTPRITTFPPVPVTCDAVRNKCREMLTAALQTDHDHVAVGADCERLSAQIEECIFRDVGNTDMKYKNRVRSRLSNLKDAKNPSLRRNVLCGAITPQQIAVMTSEEMASDELKEIRKAMTKEAIREHQMARTGGTQTDLFTCGKCRKKNCTYTQVQTRSSDEPMTTFVVCNECGNRWKFC
- the TCEA2 gene encoding transcription elongation factor A protein 2 isoform X1, which produces MMGKEEEIARIARRLDKMVTKKSADGAMDLLRELKAMPVTLHLLQSTRVGMSVNALRKQSSDEEVVTLAKSLIKSWKKLLDASDAKARERRRGGPLPTSSSKEASEAQDPSRKRPELPRTPSTPRITTFPPVPVTCDAVRNKCREMLTAALQTDHDHVAVGADCERLSAQIEECIFRDVGNTDMKYKNRVRSRLSNLKDAKNPSLRRNVLCGAITPQQIAVMTSEEMASDELKEIRKAMTKEAIREHQMARTGGTQTDLFTCGKCRKKNCTYTQVQTRSSDEPMTTFVVCNECGNRWKFC